The proteins below come from a single Molothrus ater isolate BHLD 08-10-18 breed brown headed cowbird chromosome 3, BPBGC_Mater_1.1, whole genome shotgun sequence genomic window:
- the TMEM244 gene encoding transmembrane protein 244, producing MALKVKTAETKVVLVNLLICIIVFYTVYYVVLSVCFAVFRIKMLDGLAPFDFKTNPSWINPYYLVLVISLEITFFLCGLLFALVVEEWVWDYAVTVTIIHIIITSVVMSEFPLMLHWWLALGSGVISMICGGQILAYYLFKDNFIYPILDDF from the exons ATGGCTCTCAAGGTCAAAACTGCTGAAACCAAG GTTGTTCTGGTGAACCTGTTGATATGCATAATAGTTTTCTACACTGTGTACTACGTGGTCCTCTCTGTGTGCTTTGCAGTATTCAG gATTAAAATGTTGGATGGTTTGGCAccttttgattttaaaacaaatcccTCATGGATTAACCCATATTATTTAG TTCTTGTGATATCCCTGGAAATAACTTTCTTCCTTTGTGGTCTGCTGTTTGCTCTGGTTGTGGAAGAATGGGTTTGGGACTATGCTGTAACAGTTACTATTATTCATATCATCATAACTTCAGTCG TTATGTCTGAATTTCCCCTGATGTTACACTGGTGGCTGGCATTAG GATCTGGAGTAATTTCAATGATTTGTGGAGGACAGATTTTGGCATATTACTTGTTCAAAGACAACTTCATTTACCCAATTCTAGATGACTTTTGA